In a single window of the Haliaeetus albicilla chromosome 25, bHalAlb1.1, whole genome shotgun sequence genome:
- the ZRSR2 gene encoding U2 small nuclear ribonucleoprotein auxiliary factor 35 kDa subunit-related protein 2, whose protein sequence is MAAPMLLPESPLGKLSHQKYRAILKKEKRKKKRQALAKLRDSEATEKDESVSEEEEEELEEEEEEEEEEKKLEAERQKLHEQWLLREEKAQEEFKLKKEKEEAARKRQEEEERKIKEEWEEQQRKEREAAQQKQQEKREREAAVQRMLDQAESQLENGVTWHNPEPPENIGTEKDRANCPFYIKTGSCRFGDRCSRKHNYPTSSKTLLVRGMFITFGMEQCRRDDYDTDASLEYSDEETYQQFLEFYEDVLPEFQNVGKVVQFKVSCNYEPHLRGNVYVQYQSEKDCQAALALFSGRWYAGRQLHCEFCPVTRWKTAICGLFERQKCPRGKHCNFLHVFKNPNNEFWEANRDIRISPERTNQLSKNSERRNRTSHRDDYYSRSRRRGSPSPDHSYRRNGESERKKNRRKNKRRRRSGRSRSRERRRSRSRGRKRRGRSRSRSHSRTRSRSRSRSSSRSRSRGKKRSSSRGKSSETPKTK, encoded by the exons ATGGCGGCGCCCATGTTGCTGCCCGAGTCCCCTCTGGGGAAGTTGAG CCATCAAAAATACAGAGCtattctgaagaaagaaaagcgaAAAAAAAAGCGGCAAGCACTTGCCAAACTAAGAGACTCAG AAGCTACAGAAAAAGATGAATCAGTgtctgaggaggaagaggaagaactggaagaagaggaggaagaggaagaagaagaaaaaaaacttgagGCAGAAAG ACAAAAACTACATGAGCAGTGGttgctgagagaagaaaaggccCAAGAAGAGTTCAagcttaagaaagaaaaagaagaggctGCAAGAAAACgtcaagaagaagaagag AGGAAGATCAAAGAAGAATGGGAGgagcagcaaagaaaagagagagaagcggcacagcagaagcaacaggagaagagagagagagag GCAGCTGTGCAGAGGATGCTGGATCAAGCTGAAAGCCAG ctagAGAATGGTGTGACCTGGCATAACCCAGAGCCCCCAGAGAATATAGGAACAGAGAAGGACAGAGCGAACTGCCCATTCTATATTAAAACAGGTTCCTGCCGATTTGGAGACAG GTGTTCTCGCAAGCATAACTATCCAACCTCTAGTAAGACACTACTCGTCCGAGGGATGTTCATCACTTTTGGCATGGAGCAGTGCCGGAGAGATGACTATGACACAGACGCAAGTCTCGAGTACAGTGACGAGGAGACCTACCAGCAGTTCCTGGAGTTCTATGAGGATGTGCTCCCTGAGTTTCAGAACGTGGGGAAGGTTGTTCAATTCAAG GTCAGTTGCAACTATGAGCCCCACCTGCGAGGAAACGTGTATGTCCAGTATCAGTC ggAGAAGGACTGTCAGGCAGCTCTTGCTCTATTCAGTGGACGATGGTATGCAGGCCGACAGCTTCATTGTGAATTTTGTCCTGTGACAAGGTGGAAAACTGCTATATGTG GCTTATTTGAAAGGCAGAAGTGTCCAAGAGGGAAGCACTGCAACTTTCTTCATGTATTCAAAAATCCAAACAATGAGTTTTGGGAGGCCAATAGAGACATACGTATTTCTCCTGAACGGACTAATCAGTTGTCTAAAAACTCTGAAAGGAGAAACAGAACAAGCCATCGTGATGACTATTATAGCCGGTCAAGGAGAAGGGGCAGCCCAAGCCCAGATCATTCTTACCGGAGAAATGGCGaatctgagagaaaaaagaaccGCCGCAAAAACAAGAGAAGGCGCCGATCTGGAAGATCAAGAAGTCGAGAAAGGAGGAGGTCTCGCAGCagggggagaaagaggagaggcCGCAGTCGCAGCAGAAGTCATAGTCGAACACGCAGTAGGAGCAGAAGTCGGAGTTCCTCTCGATCCAGGAGCAGGGGTAAAAAGAGATcgagcagcagaggaaaaagtagTGAAACTCCCAAAACAAAGTGA